Genomic window (Streptomyces sp. NBC_00078):
CCCGACGCCGGGTTCGAAGTGGACGGCCTCGCGGCCCGAGGACGAGAAGGCGTTCGTCGAGGCCATCGCGGCGCACGGCGTGCCGGTGACCGTCCGGGACACCCGGGGCCAGGAGATCGACGGAGCCTGCGGCCAGCTCGCGGCCACCGAGCGGTGACCCGGTAACCTGACCCCGTACGCATATCTTCATATTCCGACAGGGGAGCGCCACAGCGCTGAGAGTGCGGCAACCGGGCCGCAGACCCTCTGAACCTTGCCCAGGTCATTCTGGGTAGGAAGTTCGGTCTTCACTCAAGCTGTTGCGCCCTGCCCGGGAACCGGAGGATCTCCCCGACGGTCCCGGGCAGGGCCGCGTCTCTTCCTGGCCAGCCAGGAGGAATTCAGTGCACACCAAGACGTTTGTGGCCGCCGCGGTCGGCCTCGGCCTGATCACGCTGTCCGCGTGCGGGTCGTCGTCCGGCAGCGGCGGGTCCGGAGACTCCAAGTCCGTCACCCTCGTCAGCCACGACTCGTGGGCCGTCTCGAAGAGCGTCCTCGCCGACTTCGAGAAGCAGTCCGGCTACAAGGTCCACGTCCTCAAGGACGGCGACGCCGGACAGGCCGTCAACAAGGCCATCCTCACCAAGGACAACCCGCAGGGCGACGTCTTCTTCGGCGTCGACAACACCCTGCTGTCGCGGGCGCTCGACAACGGCCTCTTCCAGCCGTACGAGGCGAAGGGCGCGGGACAGATCCAGGCGCAGTACCGGGTCGACCAGGACAAGCACCGCGTCACGCCCATCGACTCCGGCGACATCTGCGTCAACTACGACAAGGCGTACTTCAGCAAGCACAAGCTGGCCCCGCCCCAGTCGTTCGACGACCTGGTCAAGCCCGCGTACAAGAACCTCCTCGTCACCGAGAACGCCGCCACCTCCTCGCCCGGCCTCGGATTCCTGCTCGGCACCGCGGCCAGGTACGGCGATGGGGGCACCTCCCGCTCGGGCGGAGCCGAGAGTGGGGGAGGCTGGCAGGGCTACTGGAAGAAGCTCACGGCGAACGGCGTCAAGGTCGTCGACGGCTGGGAGCAGGCGTACAACGACGAGTTCTCCGGGTCCGCCGGCGGCAAGAAGGCCAAGGCCGACCGGCCGCTCGTCGTGTCGTACGCCTCCTCGCCGCCCGCCGAGGTCATCTACGGTGACCCGAAGCCGAAGACCGCGCCGACCGGGACGTCGTACGGCACCTGCTTCCGGCAGGTCGAGTACGCCGGGCTGCTCAGCAACGCCAAGAACAGCAAGGGCGGCAAGGCGTTCCTCGACTTCCTGGTCACCAAGGAGTTCCAGGAGGACATGCCGCTGAACATGTTCGTCTACCCGGTGCGGGAGGGCGCTCAGGTGCCGCCGGAGTTCGTGAAGTACGGGCAGCCGGCCAAGGACCCCGAGACCATCGCCCCGGCCAGGATCGCCGCCAACCGTGACCAGTGGGTCAAGTCGTGGACGTCACTCGTACTGAAGTAGCGCCCCGCAGGCGCCAGAACGCGGCGCGGCTCGGGCTCATGGCCGTGCCGGTCGCGTTCTTCGCGCTGTTCTTCGCCTGGCCCGTCGCCGCGATCGTGGCGCGCGGGCTCAAGGTCGACGGGGCCTGGCAGTTCGGCCGGATCGCGGACGTCGTCGCGCAGTCCGACATCCGGCACGTCCTGTGGTTCACCACCTGGCAGGCCCTCGCCTCCACCGCGCTCACGCTGATGGTCGCGCTGCCCGGCGCGTACGTCTTCGCGCGCTTCCACTTCCCCGGCAAGCAGGTCCTGCGCGCCGTCGTCACCGTCCCCTTCGTACTGCCGACCGTCGTCGTCGGTACGGCGTTCCTGGCCCTCGTCGGACGCGGGGGACTCCTCGACGAGCTGTGGGGCGTACGGCTGGACACCACCGTCTGGGCCATCCTGCTCGCGCACGTCTTCTTCAACTACGCCGTCGTCGTGCGGACCGTCGGCGGCCTGTGGGCGCAGCTCGACCCGCGTCAGGAGGAGGCGGCCCGGATGCTGGGCGCCACGCGCTTCCATGCCTGGCGCAGGGTCACGCTGCCCGCGCTCGCGCCCGCGGTCGCCGCCGCCGCGCTCATGGTCTTCCTGTTCACCTTCACCTCCTTCGGAGTGGTGCAGATCCTGGGCGGGCCGACCTTCTCCACGCTGGAGGTGGAAATCTACCGGCAGACCTCCGAGATCTTCGACCTGTCCACGGCCGCCGTGCTCACGATCGTCCAGTTCGTGGCGGTGGGCGCGATCCTCGCCGTGCACGCCTGGACGGTACGGCGGCGGGAGACCGCGCTGCGGCTGGTGGACGCGAACACCACGGCCCGGCGGCCGCACGGGGCCGGCCAGTGGGCGCTGCTGGCCGGGGTCCTCGGCACCATCGCCGTCCTGCTCGTGCTGCCACTCGCCGTCCTGGTGCAACGGTCGCTGGACGCACCCGGCTTCGGCTACTACCGGGCGCTCACGAGCGAGGACGGCGGAACCTTCCTCGTCCCGCCGATCCAGGCGATCGGCAACTCCCTCCAGTACGCCCTCGCCGCCACCGCCATTGCCGTGGTGATCGGTGCTCTCGCTGCCGCGGCCCTCACGCGCAGGGACGCGGGCCGGCTGGTCCGCGGCTTCGACGCGCTGCTGATGCTGCCGCTCGGCGTCTCCGCG
Coding sequences:
- a CDS encoding iron ABC transporter permease, yielding MAVPVAFFALFFAWPVAAIVARGLKVDGAWQFGRIADVVAQSDIRHVLWFTTWQALASTALTLMVALPGAYVFARFHFPGKQVLRAVVTVPFVLPTVVVGTAFLALVGRGGLLDELWGVRLDTTVWAILLAHVFFNYAVVVRTVGGLWAQLDPRQEEAARMLGATRFHAWRRVTLPALAPAVAAAALMVFLFTFTSFGVVQILGGPTFSTLEVEIYRQTSEIFDLSTAAVLTIVQFVAVGAILAVHAWTVRRRETALRLVDANTTARRPHGAGQWALLAGVLGTIAVLLVLPLAVLVQRSLDAPGFGYYRALTSEDGGTFLVPPIQAIGNSLQYALAATAIAVVIGALAAAALTRRDAGRLVRGFDALLMLPLGVSAVTVGFGFLIALDEPPLDLRQSWILVPLAQALVGVPFVVRTMLPVLRAVDGRLREAAAVLGASPWRVWREVDLPMVRRALLVAAGFAFAVSLGEFGATVFIARPDHPTLPVAVARLLGRPGDLNYGQAMALSTILMVVCAVALLVLERLRTDRTGEF
- a CDS encoding thiamine ABC transporter substrate binding subunit, translating into MHTKTFVAAAVGLGLITLSACGSSSGSGGSGDSKSVTLVSHDSWAVSKSVLADFEKQSGYKVHVLKDGDAGQAVNKAILTKDNPQGDVFFGVDNTLLSRALDNGLFQPYEAKGAGQIQAQYRVDQDKHRVTPIDSGDICVNYDKAYFSKHKLAPPQSFDDLVKPAYKNLLVTENAATSSPGLGFLLGTAARYGDGGTSRSGGAESGGGWQGYWKKLTANGVKVVDGWEQAYNDEFSGSAGGKKAKADRPLVVSYASSPPAEVIYGDPKPKTAPTGTSYGTCFRQVEYAGLLSNAKNSKGGKAFLDFLVTKEFQEDMPLNMFVYPVREGAQVPPEFVKYGQPAKDPETIAPARIAANRDQWVKSWTSLVLK